In Neisseriaceae bacterium CLB008, one genomic interval encodes:
- the accB gene encoding acetyl-CoA carboxylase biotin carboxyl carrier protein → MDLRKLKKLIDLVEESDIAEIEVTEGEEKVRITRSHANQSPVYATQLSAPQYAAAPAPAPAPATDAAPTILTPTPVPSAAQNPNAVKSPMVGTFYRAPSPTVGPFVEVGQTVSVGDTLCIIEAMKLMNEIEAEKSGVVKEILLADGQPVEFGEPLFIIE, encoded by the coding sequence ATGGATTTACGTAAATTAAAAAAACTCATTGATTTGGTAGAAGAATCGGACATCGCCGAAATCGAAGTGACCGAAGGTGAAGAAAAAGTACGCATCACCCGCTCTCACGCCAATCAATCACCAGTTTACGCGACCCAGCTATCTGCGCCTCAGTACGCCGCAGCGCCAGCCCCTGCTCCAGCACCGGCAACCGACGCCGCCCCGACCATTTTGACCCCAACGCCCGTGCCCAGCGCCGCGCAAAACCCTAATGCGGTTAAATCACCTATGGTCGGCACTTTCTACCGTGCCCCTAGCCCAACCGTAGGTCCTTTTGTAGAAGTAGGCCAAACCGTCAGCGTCGGTGACACCTTGTGCATCATCGAAGCGATGAAGCTAATGAACGAAATTGAAGCCGAAAAATCAGGCGTGGTAAAAGAAATCCTATTGGCCGACGGCCAGCCTGTTGAATTCGGCGAGCCTTTATTCATTATTGAATAA
- the ubiE gene encoding bifunctional demethylmenaquinone methyltransferase/2-methoxy-6-polyprenyl-1,4-benzoquinol methylase UbiE — protein MNEQNQQDTQKQATPETHFGYQTVAEAEKAGKVAEVFHSVAAKYDIMNDIMSGGLHRVWKHFTLNTAPVKKGDKVLDIAGGTGDLAKGWAKRVGKTGEVWLTDINSSMLTVGRDRLLDQGIVLPVSLADAEKLPFPDNYFNLVSVAFGLRNMTHKDKALAEMYRVLKPGGTLLVLEFSKVYKPIKPFYDFYSFKFLPVMGNLVAKDAESYQYLAESIRMHPDQETLKQIMLDVGFDGVDYHNLSAGIVALHKGVKY, from the coding sequence ATGAACGAGCAAAATCAGCAAGATACCCAAAAGCAAGCCACGCCCGAAACTCATTTCGGCTATCAAACCGTGGCCGAAGCCGAAAAAGCAGGCAAGGTAGCAGAAGTGTTTCACTCTGTGGCGGCTAAGTACGACATCATGAACGACATCATGTCGGGTGGTCTGCACCGAGTATGGAAGCACTTTACTTTGAATACCGCGCCGGTTAAAAAAGGCGATAAGGTCTTGGATATTGCCGGCGGTACGGGCGATTTGGCCAAGGGCTGGGCCAAGCGCGTGGGTAAGACGGGCGAAGTTTGGTTAACGGACATTAACTCTTCTATGCTGACCGTGGGGCGTGATCGCCTATTGGACCAAGGCATTGTGTTGCCGGTGTCTTTGGCCGATGCCGAAAAGCTGCCGTTCCCAGACAATTACTTTAATTTGGTGTCGGTGGCCTTTGGTTTACGCAATATGACCCATAAAGACAAGGCGCTGGCTGAGATGTATCGCGTGTTAAAGCCGGGCGGTACCTTGCTGGTGTTGGAATTCTCTAAAGTGTATAAGCCGATTAAGCCGTTTTACGACTTTTACTCATTTAAATTCTTGCCTGTGATGGGTAATCTCGTGGCTAAGGACGCTGAGAGCTATCAGTATTTGGCCGAATCGATCCGCATGCACCCTGATCAAGAAACGCTGAAGCAAATCATGTTAGACGTTGGTTTTGATGGCGTTGACTATCATAATCTAAGCGCTGGCATCGTGGCCTTACACAAAGGCGTGAAGTATTAA
- a CDS encoding HAD family hydrolase, giving the protein MNLAIFDLDHTLILADSDVEWPRFLVNKGLVDQAFYDKRSDYFYEQYKAGTMDIDEFLAFQLAPLTQFSPAELTELHREFMADYIMPVIPQGARDLVQSHFDAGDEVLVITATNRFITAPIVAEFGIQHLLAVELEQTADGRYTGQYVGTPSFKEGKITRLHEWLGEREQALADFKTVYFYSDSQNDLPLLNLVNHPVAVNPDPVLTEQATASGWPILHFAPANLS; this is encoded by the coding sequence ATGAACTTAGCCATATTTGATTTAGACCACACGTTGATTTTAGCCGACTCAGACGTTGAGTGGCCGCGCTTTTTGGTCAATAAGGGCTTGGTCGACCAGGCGTTTTACGACAAGCGCAGCGATTATTTTTATGAGCAATATAAAGCGGGCACCATGGACATTGATGAGTTCTTGGCGTTTCAGTTAGCGCCTTTGACTCAGTTTAGCCCCGCCGAGTTGACCGAATTGCATCGGGAATTCATGGCCGATTATATTATGCCCGTCATCCCCCAAGGTGCGCGTGACTTAGTACAGTCGCATTTTGATGCCGGCGATGAGGTCTTGGTGATCACGGCCACGAACCGCTTTATTACGGCGCCGATTGTGGCTGAATTTGGCATTCAACACCTGTTGGCCGTAGAGCTTGAGCAAACGGCGGACGGGCGTTACACCGGCCAATACGTAGGCACGCCCAGCTTTAAAGAAGGCAAGATCACGCGCCTACATGAGTGGCTAGGCGAGCGCGAACAGGCATTGGCGGACTTTAAAACGGTTTATTTTTACAGCGACTCGCAAAACGACCTGCCGTTACTGAACCTGGTGAATCACCCCGTAGCCGTCAATCCTGACCCTGTTTTAACAGAACAAGCCACCGCCAGCGGTTGGCCTATTCTTCATTTTGCCCCAGCTAACCTAAGCTAG
- the aroQ gene encoding type II 3-dehydroquinate dehydratase, with amino-acid sequence MNNHLLVLHGPNLNLLGTREPEIYGHATLNDINNDLVSLAESKGFTLEALQSNAEHELINRIQATQTDGTQFIIINPGAFTHTSVAIRDALAAVQKPFIEVHLSNVHAREPFRKHSYLSDLAVGVICGLGASGYHYALNHAIATCLKAK; translated from the coding sequence ATGAATAATCATTTGTTGGTCTTGCATGGACCAAACTTAAATTTACTCGGCACCCGCGAACCTGAAATTTACGGTCACGCCACCCTAAACGACATCAACAACGATTTAGTGAGCCTGGCCGAGTCTAAAGGCTTTACGCTTGAGGCGCTGCAAAGCAACGCCGAACATGAGCTGATCAACCGCATCCAAGCGACCCAAACCGACGGCACCCAATTCATCATCATCAATCCTGGCGCCTTCACGCACACCAGCGTGGCCATTCGTGATGCCCTAGCCGCGGTTCAAAAACCCTTCATTGAAGTACACCTATCGAACGTACATGCGCGCGAGCCATTTCGCAAACACTCCTATCTGTCAGACCTTGCGGTCGGAGTAATCTGCGGCCTAGGCGCGAGCGGATACCACTATGCGCTCAATCACGCCATAGCAACCTGTTTAAAAGCTAAGTAA
- a CDS encoding AAA family ATPase: MEQKLAQAATDCLKFVIYGPESTGKTTLAAQLAKHYQTQWVAEFSRDYLQEKWDLTQTICEESDLMPIAVGQMAAENAAAAKANRVLFLDTNVRTTVLYAHHYYGRCPQSLVDLVANQSYTLYFLTDIDVPWVADDLRDQPHGRDALFAKFQADLVAHDLPHVLLQGDEATRLKRAIAVVDGYLANHADV; this comes from the coding sequence ATGGAGCAAAAGCTTGCGCAAGCGGCTACAGACTGCCTGAAGTTTGTGATTTACGGCCCCGAATCGACGGGTAAAACCACTTTGGCTGCGCAGTTGGCCAAGCATTACCAGACGCAGTGGGTGGCGGAATTTTCGCGCGACTATTTACAAGAAAAATGGGATTTAACTCAAACTATTTGTGAAGAGTCCGATTTAATGCCGATTGCCGTCGGCCAGATGGCGGCTGAAAATGCCGCTGCGGCCAAGGCCAATCGGGTGCTGTTCTTGGACACCAATGTACGCACCACGGTGCTGTACGCCCATCATTATTATGGGCGTTGCCCACAGTCACTGGTGGATTTGGTCGCGAATCAAAGCTATACCCTGTATTTTTTAACCGACATTGATGTGCCTTGGGTGGCCGACGATTTACGCGACCAGCCGCACGGTCGAGATGCTTTATTCGCTAAGTTTCAAGCCGACCTGGTGGCCCACGATTTACCGCATGTGTTGCTGCAGGGGGATGAGGCCACTCGCTTGAAGCGGGCGATTGCGGTGGTGGATGGTTATTTGGCCAACCATGCCGATGTTTGA
- the prmA gene encoding 50S ribosomal protein L11 methyltransferase gives MAYLQASIETASVFAEVLSDALMDHGALSTAIQDAFAGTDKEQPIFGEPGEPLEQMWDESIIISLFDEDADVAAIIGAAAAAVNQPVPAFKLETLPDQDWVRLTQAQFDPIQISKRLWITPTWHEAPDANAINLKLDPGLAFGTGSHPTTRLCLEWLDNHISGGESVLDYGCGSGILAIAAVKLGAASALGIDIDTQAVRASRDNADQNNITTAVFTLPDAAPEGTFDVVVANILANPLRMLGEMLASRTNTGGTIVLSGILAEQADELMGIYQTWFNMHPPVFLEGWTCLSGTKR, from the coding sequence ATGGCCTACCTACAAGCCTCCATTGAAACCGCCTCGGTGTTTGCCGAAGTATTGTCAGACGCGCTCATGGATCACGGTGCGCTCAGCACCGCCATCCAAGACGCCTTTGCCGGCACCGACAAAGAGCAGCCGATTTTTGGTGAACCGGGTGAACCGCTAGAACAAATGTGGGACGAGAGCATCATCATCTCCCTCTTTGACGAAGATGCTGACGTCGCCGCCATCATTGGCGCGGCGGCTGCGGCGGTGAATCAACCGGTGCCGGCCTTTAAGCTGGAAACCTTGCCGGATCAAGACTGGGTGCGCCTCACTCAAGCTCAGTTTGACCCCATTCAGATTTCCAAACGCCTGTGGATCACCCCCACTTGGCATGAAGCACCGGACGCCAACGCCATTAACCTCAAGCTAGATCCAGGTCTGGCCTTTGGCACCGGCAGCCACCCCACCACGCGCCTATGCCTAGAGTGGTTAGACAACCACATCAGCGGCGGCGAAAGCGTGCTGGACTATGGCTGTGGCTCCGGCATTTTGGCGATTGCAGCGGTTAAGCTGGGCGCCGCGTCAGCCTTGGGCATCGACATCGACACCCAAGCCGTACGCGCCAGCCGTGACAACGCTGATCAAAACAACATCACCACCGCGGTCTTCACCCTGCCAGACGCCGCCCCTGAAGGCACGTTTGACGTCGTGGTGGCCAATATTTTGGCCAATCCATTGCGCATGCTGGGTGAAATGCTCGCCAGCCGCACCAATACCGGCGGCACCATCGTGCTGTCAGGCATCTTGGCCGAGCAAGCCGATGAATTGATGGGCATTTACCAAACTTGGTTCAATATGCACCCACCCGTCTTTTTAGAAGGCTGGACCTGCTTATCCGGCACCAAACGCTAG
- the pnuC gene encoding nicotinamide riboside transporter PnuC — translation MLETLFAQYQGYATIDIVLEIIASVAGVMSVVYASRNSVKVFPIGLLSTALFVYLLFKWGLFGDMIINAYYVVMGLYGWYHWGKRVGEEDVVQIARADAHEYRISALIVVASMAVVVAVYLWLDRFNVWWAYVDTLTTGLFFMAMWLMTRKKIEHWLLWIVANVLSVFMYYEKGYVFTSIQYVFFTFIAIWGYAQWSKSLRKRLQTA, via the coding sequence ATGTTAGAGACTCTTTTTGCCCAGTATCAGGGCTATGCCACCATCGACATTGTGTTGGAAATCATCGCCAGCGTGGCGGGCGTGATGAGCGTGGTGTACGCCAGCCGCAACAGCGTTAAGGTCTTCCCGATTGGTTTACTGAGCACAGCGCTATTCGTTTACCTCTTGTTTAAGTGGGGGCTGTTTGGCGACATGATCATCAATGCCTATTATGTGGTGATGGGCCTCTATGGTTGGTACCATTGGGGTAAACGGGTTGGCGAAGAGGATGTGGTGCAGATTGCCCGTGCCGACGCCCACGAATACCGCATTTCGGCGTTAATCGTGGTGGCCAGTATGGCGGTGGTGGTGGCCGTGTATCTGTGGCTGGATCGCTTTAACGTTTGGTGGGCCTATGTGGACACCTTGACCACCGGCCTGTTTTTTATGGCCATGTGGTTGATGACGCGAAAAAAAATCGAGCACTGGCTGCTGTGGATTGTGGCCAATGTGCTGTCGGTGTTTATGTATTATGAAAAAGGCTATGTGTTCACCAGCATTCAGTACGTTTTCTTTACCTTTATTGCCATCTGGGGTTACGCACAATGGAGCAAAAGCTTGCGCAAGCGGCTACAGACTGCCTGA
- the panD gene encoding aspartate 1-decarboxylase — MYRTLLNGKIHRAVVTEANLNYVGSITVDQDLLDAAGILVNEKVAIVNNNNGARLETYTIAGQRGSGVVCLNGAAARLVQPGDVIIIIAYATFSDEELKNHKPRVVVMGEGNKIKEIIHEEIPQTVL, encoded by the coding sequence ATGTATCGCACCCTGTTAAATGGCAAGATTCACCGTGCCGTGGTCACAGAAGCCAACTTAAACTACGTCGGCAGCATCACCGTCGATCAAGACTTGTTAGATGCGGCGGGTATTTTGGTGAACGAAAAAGTGGCCATTGTGAATAACAATAATGGTGCTCGCCTAGAAACGTATACGATTGCGGGCCAGCGTGGCAGTGGCGTGGTGTGTTTAAACGGCGCCGCCGCCCGTTTGGTGCAGCCAGGTGACGTGATCATCATTATCGCGTACGCGACTTTTTCAGACGAAGAACTGAAAAATCATAAGCCGCGCGTGGTGGTGATGGGTGAGGGCAACAAAATTAAAGAGATCATTCACGAAGAAATTCCGCAAACGGTTTTGTAA
- the accC gene encoding acetyl-CoA carboxylase biotin carboxylase subunit yields MFEKVLIANRGEIALRIQRACRTMGIKTVAVHSEVDREAKYVKLADESVCIGPAASARSYLNIPAIISAAEVSGADAIHPGYGFLAENADFADCVEQSGFAFIGPRGDTIRQMGDKVSAKDAMLAAGVPCVPGSEGALPDNPIEVIEIAKKVGYPVIIKASGGGGGRGMRVVEKAEDLISSVEMTKTEAAAAFGNPTVYMERYLQLPRHIEIQVLADQHGNAVYLGERDCSMQRRHQKVIEEAPAPGITAEERQRIGELCADACRRINYRGAGTFEFLYENGEFFFIEMNTRVQVEHPVTEMITGIDIVQEQIRIAAGFPLSVKQEDIQFKGHSFECRINAEDPFTFIPSPGRIESYHQAGGPGIRVDSHIYQGYTIPPNYDSMIAKLISYGDTREEAMARMRVALSEMAITGIKTNGDLHRELFQDEGFVKGGTSIHYLEKLLAEKKAKAKESK; encoded by the coding sequence ATGTTTGAAAAAGTCCTCATCGCCAACCGTGGCGAAATTGCCCTGCGCATTCAACGTGCTTGTCGCACCATGGGCATCAAAACGGTGGCCGTACACTCAGAAGTAGACCGCGAAGCCAAATACGTCAAGCTAGCTGACGAGTCCGTGTGTATTGGCCCTGCTGCTTCTGCTCGCAGCTATTTAAACATCCCCGCCATTATTTCAGCGGCCGAAGTGTCTGGCGCCGACGCCATTCACCCAGGCTACGGCTTCTTGGCCGAAAATGCTGACTTTGCTGACTGCGTTGAGCAATCAGGCTTTGCCTTCATCGGCCCGCGCGGCGACACCATTCGCCAAATGGGCGATAAAGTATCGGCCAAAGACGCCATGCTCGCCGCTGGCGTACCGTGCGTTCCTGGCTCTGAAGGTGCCTTACCGGACAACCCCATCGAAGTCATTGAGATTGCCAAAAAAGTGGGCTATCCAGTGATCATCAAAGCCTCTGGCGGCGGTGGCGGTCGCGGCATGCGCGTGGTTGAAAAAGCCGAAGACTTAATCAGCTCGGTAGAAATGACCAAAACCGAAGCCGCTGCGGCCTTTGGCAACCCCACCGTGTATATGGAACGCTACCTACAGCTGCCGCGCCATATTGAAATTCAAGTATTGGCCGACCAACACGGCAACGCAGTCTATCTAGGTGAGCGCGACTGCTCCATGCAGCGCCGTCACCAAAAAGTCATTGAAGAAGCACCGGCACCCGGCATTACCGCCGAAGAACGTCAGCGCATTGGTGAACTGTGCGCCGACGCCTGTCGCCGCATTAATTACCGCGGTGCGGGCACCTTCGAATTCTTATACGAAAACGGTGAATTCTTCTTTATTGAGATGAACACCCGCGTTCAAGTAGAGCACCCAGTGACCGAAATGATCACTGGCATCGACATCGTACAAGAACAAATTCGCATTGCTGCGGGCTTCCCGCTGAGCGTGAAACAAGAAGACATCCAATTCAAAGGCCACTCCTTTGAGTGCCGCATTAACGCGGAAGATCCATTCACCTTCATCCCTAGCCCTGGCCGTATCGAAAGCTACCATCAAGCTGGCGGCCCCGGCATTCGCGTTGATTCGCACATTTACCAAGGCTATACCATTCCGCCTAACTACGACAGCATGATTGCCAAGCTAATCAGCTACGGCGACACCCGTGAAGAAGCCATGGCGCGCATGCGCGTGGCCCTCTCGGAAATGGCCATTACCGGCATTAAAACCAACGGTGATTTGCATCGCGAACTGTTCCAAGACGAAGGTTTTGTTAAAGGCGGCACCAGCATTCATTATTTAGAAAAACTACTGGCCGAGAAAAAAGCCAAAGCCAAAGAGTCTAAATAA
- the queA gene encoding tRNA preQ1(34) S-adenosylmethionine ribosyltransferase-isomerase QueA: MFLSDFDFELPEALIAQHPPEVRGSSRLLVALDGQARQDQSFVDFPDYLQAGDVLVFNNTKVIKARLFGQKASGGKIEALVERVLDEHEVLAHVRASKSPKAGSVLEFEGGVTAVMQGREGELFRLRFVSETESSWDILERVGHLPLPPYIERSADDDDDDRYQTVYAAHQGAVAAPTAGLHFTDEVLAAIKAKGVELQFVTLHVGAGTFQPVREENLDQHKMHSEWFNIPAETVAAINAAKARGNKVWAVGTTSMRSLEAGSVGGELKAGSQETDIFITPGYRFNTVDGLLTNFHLPKSTLLMLVSAFAGYDEMKAIYQHAITQEYRFFSYGDAMLLSLKPITV; encoded by the coding sequence ATGTTTTTAAGTGATTTTGATTTTGAATTGCCCGAAGCCCTGATTGCTCAACACCCGCCAGAAGTGCGCGGCAGCAGTCGTTTATTGGTGGCCCTCGATGGGCAAGCTCGCCAGGATCAGTCGTTTGTTGATTTTCCCGATTACCTACAGGCGGGTGATGTCTTGGTGTTTAACAACACCAAGGTGATTAAGGCCCGTTTGTTTGGTCAAAAGGCCAGCGGCGGTAAAATCGAAGCACTGGTTGAACGCGTGCTGGATGAGCATGAAGTCTTGGCCCACGTACGGGCGTCTAAATCTCCTAAAGCAGGTTCAGTGCTTGAATTTGAAGGTGGCGTCACCGCGGTGATGCAGGGTCGAGAAGGCGAGCTGTTTCGCTTACGTTTTGTGAGCGAAACAGAAAGCAGCTGGGACATTCTTGAGCGCGTGGGTCATCTGCCGTTGCCCCCGTATATTGAACGCAGCGCCGATGACGACGACGATGACCGCTATCAGACCGTGTATGCCGCCCATCAAGGCGCAGTGGCGGCGCCTACCGCCGGCCTACACTTTACTGATGAGGTGTTAGCGGCCATTAAGGCTAAGGGCGTTGAGCTACAGTTTGTGACCTTACACGTAGGGGCCGGTACGTTTCAGCCGGTGCGCGAAGAAAACTTAGACCAGCATAAAATGCACAGTGAGTGGTTTAATATTCCAGCCGAAACGGTGGCGGCCATTAATGCCGCTAAGGCGCGTGGGAATAAGGTTTGGGCCGTAGGCACCACCAGCATGCGCTCGCTTGAAGCGGGTTCCGTGGGTGGCGAGCTAAAAGCGGGTAGCCAAGAAACCGATATCTTCATTACCCCTGGCTATCGTTTTAACACCGTCGATGGCCTGCTGACCAACTTTCATTTACCCAAATCAACCCTATTGATGTTGGTGAGTGCTTTTGCTGGCTACGATGAAATGAAGGCCATTTATCAGCATGCGATTACGCAAGAATACCGCTTTTTCAGCTATGGCGACGCCATGCTGTTGAGTTTGAAGCCAATAACCGTATAA
- a CDS encoding gamma-butyrobetaine hydroxylase-like domain-containing protein: protein MSLKVPQEVRLNPEKNTLTLVYEGQAYGLPAEYLRVYSPSAEVRGHGIGQETLQVGKRKVLILGLETMGNYALKITYSDGHDSGLYDWNYLYDLALNQADHWQNYLDRLSAAGASRDVVVH, encoded by the coding sequence ATGAGCTTAAAAGTGCCACAAGAGGTTCGCTTGAATCCAGAAAAAAACACCTTAACCCTCGTGTATGAAGGCCAGGCCTATGGCTTGCCGGCCGAATATTTGCGCGTGTATTCACCCAGCGCCGAAGTGCGCGGCCACGGCATCGGCCAAGAAACCTTGCAGGTCGGCAAGCGTAAGGTGTTAATCCTAGGCTTGGAAACCATGGGCAATTATGCGCTTAAGATTACCTACAGCGACGGCCACGACAGCGGCCTCTACGACTGGAACTATCTCTATGACTTGGCGCTGAATCAGGCCGATCATTGGCAGAACTATCTGGATCGGCTGAGTGCGGCAGGCGCCAGTCGTGACGTGGTGGTGCATTAA
- the argA gene encoding amino-acid N-acetyltransferase — protein sequence MTPDTPVKPTSAFVQSFREAAPYIHLYRHRTFVLAISSRTVYSGRFLEIVQDINLLSSLGIRVVLVHGLRTYTRALMKHEAKTNPPLEHGRHRVTTPDALAYIKQAAGLIRFEIEAALSMGLPNSPMQGARLRVSSGNFITAKPLGVLDGIDMQHTGSIRKIDTDGIKQRLHDENLVLVSPIGYSLSGELFSLNMEEVASQLAIKLGAEKLIYLVEGQGAATADGQRISTLTAQEAKNLLERTPQAEDVQRVLPQAIQAVSEGVNRAHLLSSLEDGAMLQELFTRNGTGTSLARDSFITVREANIDDIADIINLIRPLEERGVLIKRSREELEHHINEYSILVHDHQTYGCVALYPYPEENMAELGCLAVAPEKRAAGYGELLLSHIEYRARIAGYDQLFALTTQTSHWFTERGFKPTNHANLPAAKRAQYDEARHSKVLIKDLNSY from the coding sequence ATGACCCCAGACACGCCCGTCAAGCCTACTTCGGCTTTTGTCCAATCCTTTCGGGAAGCCGCACCCTATATTCACCTGTATCGCCACCGCACCTTTGTGCTGGCGATCAGTAGCCGTACCGTGTACTCTGGGCGCTTCTTAGAAATCGTGCAGGACATCAACCTGCTCAGCAGCTTGGGCATTCGCGTGGTCTTGGTGCATGGCCTACGCACCTATACCCGAGCGCTGATGAAGCATGAGGCCAAAACCAATCCACCGCTTGAGCACGGCCGTCATCGCGTCACCACGCCTGATGCCCTAGCCTACATCAAACAAGCCGCAGGGCTGATCCGCTTTGAGATCGAAGCCGCACTGTCCATGGGCCTGCCTAATTCACCCATGCAAGGGGCACGCTTACGTGTGTCGTCCGGCAACTTCATCACCGCCAAACCGCTGGGCGTACTCGATGGCATCGACATGCAGCACACTGGCAGCATCCGCAAGATTGACACCGACGGCATCAAACAGCGTCTCCACGATGAAAATCTGGTCTTGGTCAGCCCCATCGGCTATTCCCTCAGCGGCGAGCTGTTTAGCCTTAATATGGAAGAAGTGGCCAGCCAATTGGCGATTAAGCTAGGCGCAGAAAAGCTCATTTATTTGGTTGAAGGCCAAGGCGCGGCCACGGCTGACGGCCAGCGCATCAGCACCCTCACCGCCCAAGAAGCCAAAAACCTGCTGGAGCGTACGCCACAGGCCGAAGACGTGCAGCGGGTCTTGCCACAGGCAATTCAGGCCGTCTCCGAAGGCGTGAATCGCGCCCACTTACTTTCTAGCCTTGAAGACGGCGCCATGCTGCAAGAGCTGTTTACCCGTAACGGCACCGGCACCAGCCTGGCTCGCGATTCCTTCATCACCGTTCGCGAGGCCAATATTGACGACATCGCCGACATCATTAATCTGATTCGACCGTTAGAAGAACGCGGCGTGCTGATCAAGCGCAGCCGCGAAGAGCTAGAACACCACATCAATGAATATTCGATTCTGGTGCACGACCATCAAACCTATGGCTGCGTCGCCCTCTATCCCTATCCGGAGGAAAACATGGCCGAGCTCGGCTGCCTCGCCGTTGCGCCTGAAAAACGGGCCGCTGGCTATGGTGAACTGCTGCTCAGCCACATCGAATACCGCGCCCGCATCGCCGGATACGATCAGCTGTTTGCACTGACCACCCAAACCAGCCATTGGTTTACCGAGCGTGGTTTTAAGCCCACCAACCACGCCAATCTGCCGGCCGCCAAACGCGCCCAATATGATGAGGCGCGCCACTCTAAGGTTTTGATTAAGGATTTAAACAGCTATTAG
- a CDS encoding ATP-binding protein: MKAAKRFFKRASSVLARLDAWLPPEKQDIDWTALAFRWQQVGRSGYLQSLPQPHTFPLSRLAAVDLQMTKLVRNTKQFLAGKPANNVLLTGARGTGKSSLVKGLLHEYAAEGLRLIEVDKSDLVTLPELLEILAERPEHFIVFCDDLSFDAGDDRYKALKTALDGGLSVRSANVLVYATSNRRHLMPEYFADNQATQGASGEVHEKEAVEEKVSLSDRFGLWLSFYPFDQEAYLQAVANWLGDADVVYDDVARDAALDWSRSRGGRSGRVAWQFVCDWVGREPHERVAEKGV, from the coding sequence ATGAAAGCCGCAAAAAGATTTTTTAAGCGCGCCAGCAGCGTATTGGCGCGTTTGGATGCCTGGCTACCGCCAGAGAAGCAAGACATCGATTGGACGGCCTTAGCCTTCCGTTGGCAACAGGTCGGCCGCTCTGGTTATTTGCAAAGCTTACCCCAGCCTCACACCTTCCCGTTGAGTCGCCTGGCTGCGGTGGATTTGCAAATGACCAAGCTAGTGCGTAACACCAAACAGTTCTTGGCCGGTAAGCCCGCCAATAATGTGCTGCTCACCGGTGCTCGTGGCACGGGTAAATCCTCTTTGGTGAAAGGCTTACTGCACGAATACGCGGCAGAAGGCCTACGCCTGATTGAAGTGGATAAATCCGACCTGGTGACGCTGCCTGAGCTATTGGAGATTCTGGCTGAGCGGCCAGAGCATTTTATTGTGTTCTGCGACGATCTGTCGTTTGATGCTGGTGATGACCGCTACAAGGCGCTGAAAACGGCATTGGATGGCGGTCTGTCGGTGCGTAGCGCCAATGTGCTGGTGTACGCCACCTCAAACCGTCGCCACCTCATGCCCGAGTATTTTGCCGACAATCAGGCCACTCAAGGCGCCTCTGGCGAAGTGCATGAAAAAGAAGCGGTGGAAGAAAAAGTATCTTTATCTGATCGCTTTGGTCTGTGGCTGAGCTTTTACCCCTTTGATCAAGAGGCTTATTTGCAAGCAGTCGCCAACTGGTTGGGTGATGCTGACGTGGTTTACGACGACGTGGCCCGTGATGCTGCCTTAGACTGGTCGCGTTCGCGCGGTGGCCGTTCTGGCCGTGTGGCGTGGCAGTTTGTGTGTGATTGGGTGGGACGTGAGCCGCACGAACGCGTGGCAGAAAAAGGCGTGTAG
- a CDS encoding oxidative damage protection protein: MTRMVNCIKLGKEAEGMAFPPLPNDLGKRIFENVSKEAWEGWINYQTMLINENRLSLADARARQYIAQQMEQYFFGDGADSIGGFTPA; encoded by the coding sequence ATGACACGTATGGTTAACTGCATTAAATTAGGCAAAGAAGCCGAAGGCATGGCGTTCCCGCCCCTACCCAATGACTTAGGCAAACGTATTTTTGAAAACGTTTCGAAAGAGGCTTGGGAAGGCTGGATTAACTACCAAACCATGTTGATCAATGAAAACCGCTTGAGCCTAGCCGACGCCCGTGCTCGCCAATACATTGCCCAACAAATGGAACAATACTTCTTCGGCGACGGCGCCGACAGCATCGGTGGCTTTACCCCAGCGTAA